A genomic region of Micromonospora sp. NBC_01796 contains the following coding sequences:
- a CDS encoding peroxiredoxin: MAEGLRVGDLVDDFVLPDETGTPRRLSDFLATGPVVLFFYPAALSRGCTAQSCHFRDLGAEFTRLGAHRVGISRDSVDRQREFADLHGFDYPLLSDVDGVVAARFGVRRRLAPGSLATRRMTFVIGTDRRVVEVIRGELDMNGHADRALRVLASRVDR, translated from the coding sequence GTGGCCGAGGGTCTGCGTGTGGGTGATCTGGTCGATGATTTCGTGTTGCCGGACGAGACGGGTACACCCCGGCGGTTGTCCGACTTCCTGGCCACCGGTCCGGTGGTGCTGTTCTTCTATCCGGCGGCGTTGAGTCGGGGTTGTACGGCGCAGAGTTGCCATTTCCGGGATCTGGGTGCGGAGTTCACGCGCCTGGGTGCGCACCGGGTGGGGATCAGTCGGGATTCGGTGGATCGGCAGCGGGAGTTCGCGGACCTGCACGGGTTCGACTATCCGTTGTTGTCGGACGTCGACGGGGTGGTGGCGGCGCGGTTCGGGGTGCGTCGGCGGTTGGCTCCGGGGTCGTTGGCGACCCGGCGGATGACGTTCGTGATCGGCACGGATCGTCGGGTGGTCGAGGTGATCCGGGGTGAGTTGGACATGAACGGGCACGCGGATCGGGCGCTGCGGGTGTTGGCGTCGCGGGTGGACCGGTGA
- the cydB gene encoding cytochrome d ubiquinol oxidase subunit II, translating to MDLTTVWFLLIAVLFTGYFILEGFDFGVGALLPVLGRDDRERRVLINTIGPVWDGNEVWLITAAGALFAAFPEWYATLLSGFYLPFLLILVALIGRGVAFEYRHKRPDAPWKQRWDAVITAGSVIPAVGWGIIFANIVRGVPLDANHDYTGGLTDLLNPYALLGGATTAALFLTHGAVFLALKTNGDIRTRAGDLAARMTPAALALTAAFLTWTLVQRHNPTAVALAVAAALALTGAFAATLVRREGWAFAGTATAIGLAVATLFAALHPNVLPSTTDPAGTLTVLNAASNPYTLKIMTWVAVIFTPVVLAYQGWTYWVFRRRISVANIPH from the coding sequence GTGGACCTCACCACCGTCTGGTTTCTGCTCATCGCCGTCCTGTTCACCGGGTACTTCATCCTCGAAGGCTTCGACTTCGGCGTCGGCGCACTGCTACCCGTACTCGGCCGCGACGACCGCGAACGCCGCGTACTGATCAACACCATCGGACCCGTCTGGGACGGCAACGAGGTCTGGCTGATCACCGCCGCCGGCGCGCTCTTCGCCGCCTTCCCCGAGTGGTACGCCACCCTCCTGTCCGGGTTCTACCTGCCGTTCCTGCTCATCCTCGTCGCCCTCATCGGCCGAGGCGTCGCGTTCGAGTACCGCCACAAGCGCCCCGACGCCCCCTGGAAACAACGCTGGGACGCCGTCATCACCGCCGGGTCCGTCATCCCCGCCGTCGGCTGGGGCATCATCTTCGCCAACATCGTCCGAGGCGTACCCCTGGACGCCAACCACGACTACACCGGCGGCCTCACCGACCTGCTCAACCCGTACGCCCTGCTCGGCGGCGCGACCACCGCGGCCCTGTTCCTCACCCACGGCGCCGTCTTCCTCGCCCTCAAGACCAACGGCGACATCCGCACCCGCGCCGGTGACCTCGCCGCCCGGATGACCCCGGCGGCGCTCGCCCTCACCGCCGCCTTCCTCACCTGGACCCTGGTCCAACGACACAACCCCACCGCCGTCGCCCTCGCCGTCGCGGCGGCCCTCGCCCTCACCGGCGCGTTCGCCGCCACCCTCGTACGCCGTGAAGGCTGGGCCTTCGCCGGCACCGCCACCGCGATCGGCCTGGCCGTGGCGACCCTGTTCGCCGCCCTCCACCCGAACGTGCTGCCCTCCACCACCGACCCCGCCGGCACCCTCACCGTGCTCAACGCCGCATCGAACCCCTACACCCTCAAGATCATGACCTGGGTGGCGGTCATCTTCACCCCGGTCGTCCTCGCCTACCAGGGCTGGACGTACTGGGTGTTCCGTCGCCGGATCAGCGTCGCCAACATCCCGCACTGA
- a CDS encoding VOC family protein produces MDVTIHASFLPHTDPDASLAFYRDTLGFEVRNDVGYGGMRWITVGPVDQPGTSIVLHPPAADPGITDDERRTITEMMAKGTYGGILLATKDLDATFERLQASDADVVQEPTEQPYGVRDCAVRDHAGNLIRIQQLR; encoded by the coding sequence ATGGACGTCACCATTCACGCGAGCTTCCTCCCGCACACCGACCCGGACGCCTCCCTGGCCTTCTACCGCGACACCCTCGGCTTCGAGGTCCGCAACGACGTCGGCTACGGCGGAATGCGATGGATCACGGTCGGCCCCGTCGACCAGCCCGGCACCTCCATCGTCCTGCACCCGCCGGCCGCCGACCCCGGCATCACCGACGACGAGCGCCGCACGATCACCGAGATGATGGCCAAGGGCACCTACGGCGGGATCCTCCTGGCCACCAAGGACCTCGACGCCACCTTCGAGCGGCTCCAGGCCAGCGACGCCGACGTCGTCCAGGAGCCGACCGAGCAGCCGTACGGCGTACGGGACTGCGCCGTACGCGATCACGCGGGCAACCTGATCCGCATCCAGCAACTGCGCTGA
- a CDS encoding SDR family oxidoreductase, translated as MNPVTVVTGGGRGIGAATVRQLARAGHHIALCYRADADAAAAVLRDVHEAGVRGIAVQADTTEPEQVAHLFDAATALGDITGLVNNAGVTSQVGPFVDLTLTDLRRVVDVNLIGYILCAQQAARRMNAGAAIVNVSSAAATLGSPGEYIHYAAVKAATDTLTIGLAKELGPRQIRVNTVAPGTIWTDLHTISGVPDRPARIAERVPLGRAGQADEIAAAIVWLLSDAASYTTGATLRVAGGL; from the coding sequence ATGAACCCGGTAACAGTGGTCACCGGCGGCGGACGCGGGATCGGCGCCGCCACCGTACGACAACTCGCCCGCGCCGGACACCACATCGCCCTCTGCTACCGCGCCGACGCCGACGCCGCAGCCGCCGTCCTGCGCGACGTCCACGAAGCCGGCGTACGCGGCATCGCCGTCCAGGCCGACACCACCGAACCCGAACAGGTCGCCCACCTCTTCGACGCCGCCACCGCACTCGGCGACATCACCGGCCTGGTCAACAACGCCGGCGTCACCAGCCAGGTCGGCCCGTTCGTCGACCTCACCCTGACCGACCTGCGCCGCGTCGTCGACGTCAACCTGATCGGCTACATCCTCTGCGCCCAGCAGGCCGCCCGCCGGATGAACGCCGGAGCGGCGATCGTCAACGTCTCCTCCGCCGCGGCGACCCTCGGCAGCCCCGGCGAATACATCCACTACGCCGCCGTGAAAGCCGCCACCGACACCCTCACCATCGGACTGGCCAAGGAACTCGGCCCCCGCCAGATCCGAGTCAACACCGTCGCACCCGGCACCATCTGGACCGACCTGCACACCATCTCCGGCGTACCCGACCGACCCGCCCGGATCGCCGAACGGGTCCCACTCGGCCGCGCCGGCCAGGCCGACGAAATCGCCGCCGCCATCGTCTGGCTGCTCAGCGACGCCGCCTCCTACACCACCGGGGCGACCCTCAGAGTCGCCGGCGGCCTCTGA
- a CDS encoding helix-turn-helix transcriptional regulator: MTSRSAPAQHLLDLARLRRVRDRIDREYAQPLDVEALARGVNMSAGHLSREFRRAYGESPYAYLMTRRIERAMALLRRGDLSVTEVCFAVGCASLGTFSTRFTELVGVPPSTYRSQAARATAGMPSCVAKQVTRPIRNREAQVTHPQLA; this comes from the coding sequence GTGACCAGCAGATCCGCCCCGGCGCAGCACCTGCTCGACCTCGCCCGGCTCCGTCGCGTCCGCGACCGGATCGACCGGGAGTACGCCCAGCCGCTGGACGTCGAGGCCCTCGCCCGCGGCGTGAACATGTCGGCCGGACACCTCAGCCGCGAATTCCGGCGCGCCTACGGCGAGTCTCCGTACGCCTATCTCATGACCCGGCGCATCGAGCGCGCGATGGCGCTCCTGCGCCGCGGCGACCTCAGCGTCACCGAGGTCTGTTTCGCGGTCGGCTGCGCGTCGCTGGGCACCTTCAGCACCCGCTTCACCGAGCTGGTCGGCGTGCCGCCGAGCACCTATCGCAGCCAGGCGGCACGCGCGACGGCGGGGATGCCGTCGTGCGTGGCGAAACAGGTGACCAGACCGATCAGGAATCGAGAAGCCCAGGTCACGCACCCACAGCTAGCGTGA
- a CDS encoding ArsR/SmtB family transcription factor yields MLAIEIGPVDVAHTRYAISPLGEAMNALRLAAGKQPAGPLRPWAERIAPRYERLLAETPAVGALTTLFRRGAYNADFIHPPPSGTGDDFADELATVRATPLRQVRTEIARNLVGMRTPPRHVQQILSAPDVLTRLADAIEATWHALVEPDWPRLRTVLERDLVHRAGHLAMYGWASALSDLDPRVRWRSEGADGVIEVRTGPRNDWERHRLDGKGLLLMPTVFGTLISYVEPPWPYALVYPARGVANLLGPPPPQGGAVALARLVGPHRAQVLRALAVPATTTQLVRQLGLSLGAVGGHLAVLRESGLVTRTRTGRSVRYERTPLGGTLAGD; encoded by the coding sequence ATGCTTGCCATCGAAATCGGGCCGGTCGACGTCGCGCACACCCGCTACGCGATCTCCCCGCTGGGTGAGGCGATGAACGCCCTGCGGCTCGCGGCGGGCAAGCAGCCGGCCGGGCCCCTGCGCCCCTGGGCGGAGCGCATCGCACCCCGGTACGAACGGCTGCTCGCCGAGACGCCCGCGGTCGGGGCACTGACAACACTGTTCCGCCGCGGCGCCTACAACGCCGACTTCATCCACCCCCCGCCCTCGGGTACCGGCGACGACTTCGCCGACGAACTCGCCACCGTCCGGGCGACCCCGCTGCGCCAGGTTCGCACGGAGATCGCCCGCAACCTCGTCGGGATGCGTACGCCGCCGCGCCACGTCCAGCAGATCCTGTCCGCCCCGGACGTACTCACCCGGCTCGCGGACGCGATCGAGGCGACCTGGCACGCCCTGGTCGAGCCCGACTGGCCACGGCTGCGTACCGTCCTCGAGCGCGACCTGGTGCACCGCGCCGGGCACCTCGCCATGTACGGCTGGGCCTCGGCGCTGTCCGACCTGGATCCCCGGGTGCGCTGGCGCTCCGAGGGAGCCGACGGTGTGATCGAGGTGCGCACCGGCCCCCGCAACGACTGGGAACGGCACCGACTCGACGGCAAGGGACTGCTGCTGATGCCGACGGTCTTCGGCACCCTCATCAGCTACGTCGAGCCGCCCTGGCCCTACGCCCTGGTGTATCCGGCGCGTGGCGTCGCGAACCTCCTCGGGCCGCCGCCTCCGCAGGGCGGTGCGGTGGCGCTGGCACGGCTGGTCGGCCCGCACCGCGCGCAGGTGCTGCGGGCGCTCGCGGTGCCGGCGACGACCACGCAGCTGGTCCGCCAGCTGGGTCTCAGCCTGGGCGCAGTCGGCGGCCACCTGGCCGTCCTGCGCGAATCCGGCCTGGTGACGCGGACCCGGACCGGCCGATCCGTACGCTACGAGCGCACCCCGCTGGGCGGAACCCTGGCCGGCGACTGA
- a CDS encoding ATP-binding cassette domain-containing protein produces the protein MATRTGTQPPAPHAADSHDLIRVHGARVNNLKDVSIEIPKRRLTVFTGVSGSGKSSLVFGTIAAESQRMINETYSAFLQGFMPTLARPEVDVLDGLTTAIIVDQQRMGTDPRSTVGTATDANAMLRILFSRLGQPHIGSPQAFSFNVASISGAGAVTLERGGTTVKERRSFTITGGMCPRCEGRGSVNDIDLSALYDDSKSLNEGALTIPGYSMEGWYGRIFGGCGFFDPDKPIKKFTKRELHDLLHKEPTKIKVDGINLTYEGLIPKIQKSMLSKDIDSLQSHIRTFVERAVTFTTCPECGGTRLSEAARSSKINGINIADACAMQISDLATWVRDLDEPSVAPLLTTLRHTLNSFVEIGLGYLSLDRPAGTLSGGEAQRTKMIRHLGSSLTDVTYVFDEPTIGLHPHDIQRMNNLLLQLRDKGNTVLVVEHKPEAITIADHVVDLGPGAGTAGGTICYEGTIEGLRTSGTLTGRHLDDRATLKETVRKPTGTLEIRGATAHNLRDVDVDIPLGVLCVVTGVAGSGKSSLVHGSIPAGEDVISIGQGAIRGSRRSNPATYTGLLDPIRKAFAKANGVKPALFSANSEGACPNCNGAGVIYTDLGMMAGVATTCEVCEGKRFQASVLEYHLGGRNISEVLAMSVNEAEKFFGTGEARTPTAHAILDRLADVGLGYLSLGQPLTTLSGGERQRLKLATHMAGKGGVYVLDEPTTGLHLADVEQLLGLLDRLVDSGKSIIVVEHHQAVMAHADWIIDLGPGAGHDGGRIVFEGTPADLVAARSTLTGEHLAAYVGV, from the coding sequence ATGGCCACGAGGACGGGCACGCAGCCGCCCGCGCCACACGCCGCCGACAGCCACGACCTGATCCGCGTACACGGCGCGCGCGTGAACAACCTCAAGGACGTCAGCATCGAGATCCCGAAACGCCGACTGACGGTGTTCACCGGCGTCTCCGGCTCGGGCAAGAGCTCCCTGGTGTTCGGCACGATCGCCGCGGAATCACAGCGGATGATCAACGAGACCTACAGCGCCTTCCTGCAGGGCTTCATGCCAACGCTGGCCCGCCCCGAGGTCGACGTACTCGACGGGCTCACCACCGCGATCATCGTCGACCAGCAGCGGATGGGAACCGACCCGCGCTCCACCGTCGGCACCGCCACCGACGCCAACGCCATGCTCCGCATCCTCTTCAGCCGACTCGGGCAACCACACATCGGCTCACCCCAGGCGTTCTCCTTCAACGTCGCCTCCATCAGCGGGGCGGGCGCGGTCACCCTGGAACGCGGCGGAACAACCGTGAAGGAACGCCGCAGCTTCACCATCACCGGCGGCATGTGCCCCCGCTGCGAGGGCAGGGGATCGGTCAACGACATCGACCTGTCCGCCCTCTACGACGACAGCAAGTCACTCAACGAGGGCGCGCTCACGATCCCCGGCTACAGCATGGAGGGCTGGTACGGCCGCATCTTCGGCGGCTGCGGCTTCTTCGACCCGGACAAGCCAATCAAGAAGTTCACCAAACGCGAGCTCCACGACCTGCTCCACAAGGAACCAACCAAGATCAAAGTCGACGGCATCAACCTGACGTACGAGGGCCTCATCCCGAAAATCCAGAAGTCGATGCTGTCCAAGGACATCGACTCACTGCAATCGCACATCCGCACCTTCGTCGAACGGGCCGTAACCTTCACCACCTGCCCCGAATGCGGCGGCACCCGGCTCAGCGAAGCCGCCCGATCATCGAAAATCAACGGCATCAACATCGCCGACGCCTGCGCGATGCAGATCAGCGACCTCGCCACCTGGGTACGCGACCTCGACGAACCCTCCGTCGCCCCGCTGCTCACGACCCTGCGGCACACCCTCAACTCGTTCGTGGAGATCGGGCTGGGCTACCTGTCACTCGACCGACCCGCCGGCACCCTGTCCGGCGGCGAGGCACAACGCACCAAGATGATCCGCCACCTCGGCTCCTCGCTCACCGACGTCACCTACGTCTTCGACGAACCCACCATCGGCCTGCACCCCCACGACATCCAGCGCATGAACAACCTGCTGCTCCAACTACGGGACAAGGGCAACACCGTCCTCGTCGTCGAACACAAGCCGGAGGCGATCACGATCGCCGACCACGTCGTCGACCTCGGCCCCGGCGCCGGTACGGCCGGCGGCACCATCTGCTACGAGGGAACCATCGAGGGACTACGGACCAGCGGCACCCTCACCGGCCGGCACCTCGACGACCGCGCCACCCTCAAGGAAACGGTACGCAAACCCACCGGCACCCTGGAGATCCGGGGCGCCACCGCCCACAACCTCCGCGACGTCGACGTCGACATCCCACTCGGAGTCCTCTGCGTCGTCACCGGCGTGGCCGGCTCCGGCAAGAGCTCACTCGTACACGGTTCGATCCCCGCCGGCGAGGACGTGATCTCGATCGGCCAGGGCGCGATCCGCGGCTCACGACGAAGCAACCCCGCCACGTACACCGGACTGCTCGACCCGATCCGCAAGGCGTTCGCGAAGGCCAACGGCGTCAAGCCGGCCCTGTTCAGCGCCAACTCCGAGGGCGCCTGCCCCAACTGCAACGGCGCCGGCGTCATCTACACCGACCTGGGAATGATGGCCGGAGTCGCCACCACCTGCGAGGTGTGCGAGGGGAAGCGGTTCCAGGCATCCGTCCTCGAATACCACCTCGGCGGCCGGAACATCAGCGAAGTACTCGCGATGTCGGTCAACGAGGCAGAGAAGTTCTTCGGCACCGGCGAGGCCCGTACGCCGACCGCCCACGCCATCCTCGACCGGCTCGCCGACGTCGGGCTCGGCTACCTCAGCCTCGGCCAGCCGCTCACCACGCTGTCCGGCGGCGAGCGGCAGCGACTCAAGCTCGCCACCCACATGGCAGGCAAGGGCGGCGTCTACGTCCTCGACGAGCCGACCACCGGCCTGCACCTCGCCGACGTCGAACAGCTGCTCGGTCTGCTCGACCGGCTCGTCGACTCCGGCAAATCGATCATCGTCGTCGAGCACCACCAGGCGGTCATGGCACACGCCGACTGGATCATCGACCTGGGCCCCGGCGCAGGTCACGACGGCGGCCGGATCGTCTTCGAGGGCACACCCGCCGACCTCGTCGCCGCTCGCTCCACCCTCACCGGCGAACACCTCGCGGCCTACGTCGGCGTCTGA
- a CDS encoding MFS transporter, with protein MPTPRVAPVRATYREVFAVGQFRVLFAGYTLFLGGETVKMLALSVTVYAGTGSSLLAALAYVAGFLPYALGGTLLLAYADRWPPRAVMVGYDVVRAVVAAVLAAGLLSPTAMLVLVFVTGIPGAVASAARSALLPELLDGDRYVLGRAVFSMAAGGTQVLGFAVGGMLIAGLGPYGALWMTVASCLLSAVLLRLRLAGRPGRGTAGGYAVRQTWRVNRELLRRPAIRSLLLAQWLPPAIVVGAEGVLVPYAVEIGVPASAGLLFTAVALGMLAGDLVIGRLVTPERRERLAGPLALLLGAPLLGFVVSPGPVAAALLLAVSGFGVAYQLGLARRFLEVVPEAYRGQAFGLAVTGTMTLQGLFAAAGGALGEVSAPGLVVGAAGAASLLAVSGLWRVLVSPGA; from the coding sequence ATGCCGACACCCCGGGTCGCGCCGGTGCGGGCCACCTACCGTGAGGTGTTCGCGGTAGGTCAGTTCCGCGTGCTGTTCGCCGGTTACACGCTCTTCCTCGGCGGCGAGACGGTGAAGATGCTCGCCCTCTCGGTGACCGTGTACGCCGGGACCGGCTCGTCGCTGCTGGCGGCGCTGGCGTACGTCGCCGGTTTCCTGCCGTACGCCCTGGGTGGCACGTTGCTGCTGGCGTACGCCGACCGGTGGCCGCCGCGGGCCGTGATGGTCGGCTACGACGTGGTTCGCGCCGTGGTCGCCGCTGTGCTCGCCGCCGGGCTGCTCTCCCCCACCGCGATGCTGGTGCTGGTGTTCGTGACCGGCATCCCCGGCGCGGTCGCGTCGGCGGCGCGCAGCGCGTTGCTGCCGGAACTGCTCGACGGCGACCGGTACGTGCTCGGCCGGGCCGTGTTCTCCATGGCTGCCGGTGGCACGCAGGTGCTCGGCTTCGCCGTGGGCGGGATGCTGATCGCGGGGCTCGGCCCGTACGGCGCGCTCTGGATGACCGTGGCGAGCTGTCTGCTGTCCGCCGTGCTGCTGCGCCTGCGGCTGGCCGGGCGGCCGGGTCGTGGCACGGCCGGGGGTTACGCGGTACGGCAGACCTGGCGGGTCAATCGCGAGCTGTTGCGCCGGCCGGCGATCCGTTCGTTGCTGCTGGCGCAGTGGCTGCCGCCGGCGATCGTGGTGGGCGCCGAGGGTGTGCTGGTTCCGTACGCCGTCGAGATCGGTGTGCCGGCCTCGGCCGGGCTGCTGTTCACCGCCGTGGCGCTCGGCATGCTCGCCGGTGACCTCGTGATCGGCCGGCTGGTCACTCCGGAGCGAAGGGAACGGCTCGCCGGGCCGCTGGCTCTGCTGCTCGGCGCGCCGCTGCTCGGGTTCGTGGTCTCGCCCGGGCCGGTGGCCGCGGCGTTGCTGCTGGCCGTGTCCGGGTTCGGGGTCGCGTACCAGTTGGGGTTGGCTCGGCGTTTTCTGGAGGTGGTGCCGGAGGCGTACCGGGGTCAGGCTTTCGGGTTGGCGGTGACCGGGACGATGACCTTGCAGGGGTTGTTCGCGGCCGCCGGCGGGGCGTTGGGTGAGGTGTCGGCGCCCGGCCTGGTCGTCGGTGCGGCGGGTGCGGCGTCGCTGCTGGCCGTGTCGGGTCTGTGGCGGGTGCTCGTCTCGCCGGGGGCATAG
- a CDS encoding tyrosine-type recombinase/integrase translates to MQDKSDVPLLELVEEFLTARGTRKPSPHTLQAYRRDLLAIGHLIAEDTTPPLPLAELPLSALSARTLRAAFARFATPRAVASIYRAWSTWNSFFTFLVTDQVVAGNPMSAVDKPAAPLPLPKPLRGEDTPEQLLQAVAREDHRQRHPWPERDLVVIALALCAGLRLSELLALQVGSLAGRPGERRVEVSGKGGRPRVIPIEPELNAVVSGYLDSRRRRFGARTVRRESVLLVDRHGEPLRRGGLQYLVESCYRRAGITDRVPRGAQLHALRHTFATRLAEDGATASEIMWLLGHASLTTSQNYIDVTAGQQRAAVRANRTNRALTGLAGERP, encoded by the coding sequence ATGCAGGACAAAAGTGACGTACCGCTACTTGAGTTGGTGGAGGAGTTCCTGACCGCGCGGGGCACCCGTAAGCCATCCCCTCACACCCTGCAGGCGTACCGCCGGGACCTGCTCGCCATCGGGCATCTGATCGCCGAGGACACCACCCCTCCCCTGCCCCTGGCCGAACTTCCGCTGTCCGCCCTCAGCGCCCGCACCCTCCGAGCGGCATTCGCCCGGTTCGCCACCCCCAGGGCAGTGGCGTCCATCTATCGTGCCTGGTCGACCTGGAACAGCTTTTTCACCTTCCTGGTCACCGACCAGGTGGTGGCCGGGAACCCGATGTCCGCGGTGGACAAACCGGCGGCACCACTCCCCCTACCCAAGCCGCTACGTGGCGAGGACACCCCGGAGCAGCTGCTGCAGGCCGTCGCCCGCGAGGATCACCGGCAGCGTCACCCGTGGCCCGAGCGGGACCTGGTGGTTATCGCCCTGGCGCTCTGCGCCGGGCTGCGTCTGTCCGAGTTGCTCGCTCTGCAGGTGGGTTCGTTGGCCGGGCGCCCCGGTGAGCGGCGGGTCGAGGTGAGCGGCAAGGGCGGGCGGCCTCGGGTGATTCCGATCGAGCCGGAGCTCAACGCGGTGGTGTCGGGCTATCTCGACAGCCGGCGGCGGCGGTTCGGGGCCCGTACGGTGCGGCGGGAGTCGGTGCTGCTGGTGGATCGGCACGGTGAGCCGCTGCGTCGTGGTGGGCTGCAGTACCTGGTCGAGTCGTGTTACCGGCGCGCGGGTATCACCGACCGGGTGCCCCGTGGCGCCCAGTTGCACGCGTTGCGGCACACGTTCGCGACCCGGTTGGCGGAGGACGGTGCCACCGCTTCGGAGATCATGTGGTTGTTGGGGCATGCGAGTTTGACGACGAGTCAGAACTACATCGACGTGACGGCGGGCCAACAGCGGGCGGCGGTACGGGCGAATCGTACGAACCGGGCGCTGACCGGGTTGGCTGGCGAGCGGCCGTGA
- a CDS encoding dihydrofolate reductase family protein — translation MGKVVMYSSVSVDGFVADMNDQPGPLFDWLSGGDVPLDESGAVKVSQTSYDYTRPYWDQIGVTIVGRHVFDMTDGWDGKPPGGIDHVVVVTHRPAPEGWDPEAPFHFVDGVKAAVAKAQELAGDRMVEVAAGEVGGQVLAAGLVDEVRMDVVPVVFGSGKRYFGSVDAQHLLEDPDVAIRSNRVLHLRYRVRH, via the coding sequence GTGGGCAAGGTGGTCATGTACAGCTCGGTGTCGGTGGACGGCTTCGTCGCGGACATGAACGACCAGCCCGGACCATTGTTCGACTGGTTGTCCGGCGGTGACGTCCCGTTGGACGAGAGCGGCGCGGTGAAGGTGTCGCAGACGTCCTACGACTACACCCGGCCGTACTGGGACCAGATCGGAGTGACAATCGTCGGCCGCCACGTCTTCGACATGACGGACGGCTGGGACGGGAAGCCTCCGGGCGGGATCGACCACGTGGTCGTCGTGACGCACCGGCCCGCGCCCGAGGGCTGGGACCCCGAGGCACCGTTTCACTTCGTCGACGGCGTCAAGGCAGCCGTAGCCAAGGCACAGGAGCTTGCGGGTGACCGCATGGTCGAGGTCGCCGCCGGCGAGGTCGGTGGCCAGGTGCTCGCCGCGGGCCTGGTCGACGAGGTACGCATGGACGTCGTACCCGTCGTGTTCGGGTCCGGCAAGCGCTACTTCGGGTCGGTCGACGCGCAGCACCTGTTGGAGGATCCTGACGTGGCGATTCGGAGCAACCGGGTGCTTCACCTGCGCTATCGGGTGCGCCACTGA